A window of Armatimonadota bacterium contains these coding sequences:
- a CDS encoding acetyl-CoA C-acyltransferase: MQDALIVTAVRTAVGKATRGSLKDARPDELAAQVIRGALARTPGLDPADVDDVILGCAMPEGEQGLNVARIAALRAGIPDSVPAVTVNRFCSSGLQAIAMAAERIMAGWADVVVAGGTESMSQIPSVGVRFAPHPELVESWPEIYISMGNTAECVARRFGIPREEQDAYGLRSHQRAAAAIRDGRFRDEIVPVTVRRWEDDGPAPRPREIVFEVDEGVRFDTSLEQMAKLRPAFARDGTVTAGNSSQTSDGAAACVVMSARRADALGLRPLAVFRSFAVAGVAPEIMGIGPVEAIPKACRLAGIRLQDVDLIELNEAFASQTIAVMRQLDLDPDRTNPNGGAIALGHPLGCTGAKLTATLLHEMHRRNARYGIVTMCVGGGMGAAGVFEKPSA; this comes from the coding sequence ATGCAGGACGCACTCATCGTGACCGCCGTCCGGACGGCGGTCGGTAAGGCAACGCGCGGATCGCTCAAGGACGCGCGTCCGGACGAACTCGCCGCCCAGGTGATCCGGGGCGCGCTGGCGCGGACGCCCGGACTCGATCCCGCCGATGTCGATGACGTGATCCTGGGCTGCGCGATGCCCGAGGGCGAGCAGGGGCTGAACGTCGCCCGCATCGCCGCGTTGCGGGCCGGGATCCCCGACTCGGTGCCGGCGGTCACCGTGAACCGGTTCTGCTCGTCGGGCCTCCAGGCCATCGCGATGGCCGCAGAGAGGATCATGGCCGGATGGGCTGACGTCGTCGTGGCCGGCGGCACGGAGAGCATGAGCCAGATCCCTTCGGTGGGTGTCCGGTTCGCACCGCACCCCGAACTCGTGGAGAGCTGGCCCGAGATCTACATCTCGATGGGCAACACCGCCGAGTGTGTCGCCCGGCGCTTCGGCATCCCCAGAGAGGAGCAGGACGCGTACGGGCTGCGTAGCCATCAGCGGGCGGCGGCAGCCATCCGGGACGGACGGTTCCGCGACGAGATCGTCCCCGTCACGGTGCGGCGGTGGGAGGACGACGGTCCGGCACCGCGGCCGCGGGAGATCGTCTTCGAGGTCGACGAGGGCGTACGGTTCGACACGAGCCTGGAGCAGATGGCGAAGCTGCGCCCGGCGTTCGCTCGCGACGGGACCGTCACCGCCGGCAACTCCTCGCAGACCAGCGACGGTGCGGCCGCCTGCGTCGTCATGAGCGCCCGGCGTGCCGACGCGCTGGGGCTGCGGCCCCTGGCAGTGTTCCGCTCGTTCGCCGTCGCCGGCGTCGCCCCCGAGATCATGGGGATCGGACCGGTCGAGGCCATCCCCAAGGCGTGCCGCCTGGCCGGCATCCGGCTGCAGGACGTGGACCTGATCGAACTCAACGAGGCGTTTGCGTCCCAGACGATCGCGGTGATGCGGCAACTCGACCTCGACCCCGACAGGACCAACCCCAACGGTGGCGCCATCGCGCTGGGACACCCCCTCGGCTGCACCGGTGCCAAGCTGACGGCC